One Acipenser ruthenus unplaced genomic scaffold, fAciRut3.2 maternal haplotype, whole genome shotgun sequence genomic window, TTCACTGTTCGGTTACACAAAgtgccaaaaagaaaaaaaatgcatttttatcatTCAGCATATAAAAGTAAAGCAAATTACAAGTACTTCTTATTTAAATGAGTTCTTCAGATTGTTGTGGACAAATTTCAGTTGTAACGGCACTTAGAGACACAAATCAAAATGATTTCATGAAAAAAACCCAGAAATTAGATCCACACCCAGTCTGGGACTACAGTGTCTCCACTCACCAGGAGGAGACCCCACAGTGCAGCCCCGCACTGCAGTGTTGAACGAGCGGGCCCCACAGTGCAGCTCAGCACTGCAGTGTTTGAACGAGTGGCCCCACAGCGCAGCTCAGCACTGCAGTGTTGAACGAGCGGCCCCACAGCGCACCTCAGCACTGCAGTGTTGAACGAGTGGCCCCACAGCGCAGCTCAGCACTGCAGTGTTGAACGAGTGGCCCCACAGTGCACCTCAGCACTGCAGTGTTGAACGAGTGGTCCCACAGTGCAGCCCTGCACTGCAGTGTTGAACGAGCAGCCCCACAGTGCACCTCAGCACTGCAGTGTTGAACGAGTGGCCCTACAGCGCAGCTCAGCACTGCAGTGTTGAACAAGTGGCCCCACAGCGCAGCTCAGCACTGCAGTGTTGAACGAGTGGCCCCACAGTGCAGCCCCGCACTGCAGTGTTGAACAAGTAGCCTCAAAATGCAGCCCCACACTGCAGCATTGAACGAGCAGCCCCATAGCGCAGCCCAGCACTGCAGTGTTGAAACAAGTGTCCCCAAAGCGCAGATCAGCAAGTGCCCTGCAGCCGAGTGAACACAGAATGGCCCAGGAACAACCCTTGTTTCCATCTGATCTGTTTCCCCAAACAGCATTTGGCTGTGAGCCTGGTCCCATTGAAGCACAACAAGGATTCCAGTTAATTCTGTTTTCAGTCCTTTTTGATCTTTCCCAGCTCATCACTTTGGATGTGGACAGTCTGTTCAGAATATGCTTGACCTGATCAGTGTGGACGGTCTGTTCAGAATGTGCTTGACCTGATCAGTGTGGACGGTGTGTTCAGAATGCGCTTGACCTCATCGGTGCAGACAGTCTATTCAGAATGTGCTTGACCTGATCAGTGTGGACGGTGTGTTCAGAATGCGCTTGACCTGATCAGTGTGGACGGTGTGTTCAGAATGCGCTTGACCTGATCGGTGTGGACGGTGTGTTCAGAATATGCTTGACCTGATCAGTGTGGATGGTCTTTTTCAGAATGCGCTTGACCTGATCAGTGTGGACGGTGTGTTCAGAATGCGCTTGACCTGATTGGTGTGGACGGTCTGTTCAGAATATGCTTGACCTGATCAGTGTGGATGGTCTTTTCAGAATGCGCTTGACCTGATCAGTGTGGACGGTGTGTTCAGAATGCGCTTGACCTGATCGGTGTGGACGGTGTGTTCAGAATGCGCTTGACCTGATCAGTGTGGACGGTGTGTTCAGAATGCGCTTGACCTGATCAGTGTGGACGGTGTGTTCAGAATGCGCTTGACCTGATCAGTGTGGACGGTCTGTTCAGAATGTGCTCAACCTGATCGGTTTCCGTGGGCTGTCAGCTGAGTGCTTACAGGGAAAGGGAGACGGGTACTGCAGCTGGTTTTATAGGAGATGGACAGTAACACTGTGTACACACAGAGGGGTAAGCCAAGGACAACCCTGTGCATCCTGCTTTCTCAACCCAACTCTCTGATGTCATGTTGCCACAGGGCACCTTACATCCTCAATCCTTAAACTCATGAAttactgatctttttttttttcttcattgaattgctataaaaaaaaaagttaattcaagaaaaaaaaaaaatcacacacacattatacttTTGAGAATAAAATAAATGCCTGATATTAATTATGAATGCATATTGCTTGATGTTTACTAAGTTGATTATGGTAATAGGAAGCCAAAACAAACAGAGGCTGACCAGAGCTGCTTGTTTCTGGGTTGTTCTGTAGAGGAGCTGGCACTGTGTGCTCAACGGCTGCCAGGCTGGCCTCCTGCGCTTTGTCTCTGTGGATCAGAGAGACGTGGCTGTGCACCGTACAATACTGAAGAACACAAGTACAAAGGAATATGTGTGCATCAAAGAGACTTCACTGAGCAACTATTTCTACcacaagatagatagatagatatgtagacagatagatagatagatagatagatagatagatagatggataccCAAGTTTGCAGCATCAGCACGGTTAATTTATCTGCCACCTGAATGCGTGTGATGAGAAGTCAGAACAGCATTCAACCAGGAACACAGTCAGGCAGGAATGGGACGCGGACAAGATGCTCCAGCTGGCTGCTTGAACCCTGCTCTCTGCAAACCCTAAACACCCACGCCTACATAGTACCCTTTGAAATGGGGCCGGTGGATACAGCTTTATATTGTCAGATGAATCCCCCAAAATATCAGGCTTGTTTTGGTTATTCTGCACATCTGAGGAACTTGTGCTGAAGTCCACACCAGTCCTCTCAGTGCTAGTACTTTGTTACGAGAATGTAATGGACAGAGGAGGATGCTGGGAGAGGAAGATTAGCAAATCAATGGCAGCCAGTGCCAGACATCAATTAAACTCATTTCGGATTTGCATGGATAATACCCCTTTTGTTCCACGCTGTTTGATCTTCATGCTTCCTTAAAACGCAGGAGAGAGGAAGATTAGCAGTAATTGCATGTTTGCTGCCGAGATGGCTTATTGAACGATATACCAGCACTGGATACAAACCAGGACACAAAGCTAATGCATCCTGCCAGCAATGCAAATGAACAGCAGCAGCTCTGTGCACCGAACCTCACACAAACTTCTTTAAACAGTATACGAAACATGTGCATTATATATTGTTATTCATTTACATGATAAAGAGCAACACAAATATAGTACTCTGCTATCAAATCCCTTGCCCAAATCAAATGACTCGCACAGGACCACATGTAAAGAATTAAACATTTCTACCCAAATAAACTCTAATTTCGAGATTCTGTAAGGGGTTAAGTGATTGAGGTAAGACTGGATACAAGCTGCAGGAATTGTACGTGTTTTTTTCGTGATAGCTGCTAAAGTGTTTTTTTCAGTAGCAGTGTCTCTTCTGATTGATGGATTACCTGGATGTCATCGACGGCTGCCAGCACGCTGACCCCGCAGTCTCGGTAGGGCACAAAGCTGAAGCAGACATGCTCCCAGTCTCTCTCCATGTGCTCCAGTGCCTGCTCCAGGGCATATTCCTTCCCTGCCTGGACGCTCACCTGGCTCAGCTCCTCCAGGTGCTTCTCCAGCCCCAGCTGCAGGATCTCACTGAGCGACGTGCTCTCCTGAGGAGCGATGCTGAACCCCACCTGCCAGGACACACACAGCACCATCACTCACACTGTGCACACTCTCAGAACAGGgagttcttttattattattaaaaacatcctcacagcctaaaaaaaaacaactgtggtcGCAAACAGATCAAGCCTACTGGACGAAACTGTCAcaaaattgtattaattttagtattactacatatacCAACATTGAGATGTTTTATAGCTATGGATGGAATTGAAAGAAAGGAGAACACTTCCACAAATCTACATTAGTGTAAAGTCTACCAGCTCTGGATAACTCTGCTTATAAAGCATGTACAGTAGAATCCAATTATTTGGCAATGCGTTCTGATTTTGAGAACTTTCCAAATCCCCAAACTTTTGGAAAAGTTTTGCGGACGTTGACTTTGTTTTCAGATCTAGCGATAATCTAAAGCCCTGTGGGAGATGCAGCAGGCTTTGAATGTCAAGCTCCAAACCATTGTTGTAAAAAGCTGCAGTGCCTCCAGCAATACTTTCCCAGTAACATAGGAAACCTACACAGACGGGACACTCTCTGGATCTCTGTTCATGCTAATTAAGTTCATTAGAAAGGATCCAAAGCTGTTTTTTCAGCGGAGGATTCATCGCCCACAGATTTCTCTTGCTTCTCTGCTTTCATCCCCTTGTGCCGAGGGGAGAATTACAGACTTAACGGGCAATTAGCAATATTCATTACACTCTCCTAGCACAGTCActctgtgaaaaaaacaacaacgccTCAAACTGAAATTGCTATTTATTCCCTTTGTGTGAGCCGACTACTCATGCTGCAGCTTCAGCACATCGATTCAAGACATGGGCAGGGTGTGGGCTGGAGGGGTCTAACGATGTCCCTCTTCCAGCCATGGGGCCCACTGTGACGTGCAGGGCAAACGCAATGCAACCACTGGAAAGGTGTACAAGGAGCTGTTCAAATACTGTGCTTTCTCATTGCATTCTTccattcaaatctgcatttgcCTTTGCGTTGTACATTATAGCATTCTCTGCCAGTCCCACACCTGGAGCCAGAACAGCACATGCAGCTCCTAATGCATGTGTGAAAACAGAGGAACACTCTAAACCCACTCGCTGTCAGGCAGGTAAGGAGTTAATCAGAGTGACGGAAGGTTGTTGTAATCTCTCCCTTCTAATTAGTATTTTGTATTCTGAATACACACTTCTCAACACTGCTATTTGCGCTTTTGTAATTTAGACGAGCGAGCTACGTTTGCAGCTGTGGCAATTAACATTGTCAATCAATGCTGGAGACAAATAATTAGGTTTGTTTGTGCAAAATCTTAACCATcctatttttttcaattaattaattacattttgctGCTTTCAGAAGAAAACAGATTAAATTACCAAGGTAATAGAGGCGCCTCTAAATAATGACTGTCCTTACCAAGTTCCATCCCCATTGGATAAGAAGTTCTCTTCATACAGTatagacctaggagtttatgttgactcagaaatgtcatctagacaatgtggggaagctataaaaaaagctgacaagatgctcagatatattgtgagaagtgttgaatttaattcaagggaagtaatgttaaaactctacaaagcattagtaagacctcacctagaatattgtgttcagttctggtcaccttgttacaaaaaggatattgctgctatagaaagagtgcaaagaagagcaaccagaattatcctgggtttaaaaggcatatcgtatgaagacaggctaaaagaattgaatctattcagtcttgaacaaagaagactacgcggcgatctgattcaaacattcaaaatcctaaaaggtatagacaatgtcaacccaggggacttctttgacctgaaaaaagaaacaaggaccaggggtcacaaatggagataaaggggcattcagaacagaaaataggaggcacttttttacacagagaattgtgagggtctggaaccaactccccagtaatgttgttgaagctgacaccctgggatccttcaagaagctgcttgatgagattctgggatcaataagctactaacaaccaaacgagcaagatgggctgaatggcctcctctcgtttgtaaactttcttatgttcttcttatgttcttatatattaaataatgactgtccttaccaagttccatccccattggataagcagttctcttcatacagtatatattaaataatgacTGTCCTTACCAAGTTCCATCCCCATTGGATAAGCCGTTctcttcatacagtatatattaaataatgacTGTCCTTACCAAGTCCCATCCccattggataagcagttctcttcatacagtatatattaaataatgacTGTCCTTACCAAGTTCCATCCCCATTGGATAAGCCGTTCTCTTCATaacagtatatattaaataatgacTGTCCTTACCAAGTCCCATCCccattggataagcagttctcttcATAACAGTATATATTAAAGTTGAAGAGTAAGCATGTATGGGTGCATCTACTCTCCCCCTTTGTCACTAACTCTATCTGATTCAAAATCTAATGTGTTATTTGTAAATGTGTTACTCTTATTTCACATCATAGGGATACGTATGTACTCCTCACACCTGCAATCTTCCACTTGAAAAGCCAGCTCAATTCAATGTGTTTGTATTTGCACAAGCGCTGTGTGAAGACTGACAGCAAGAGACATATTCTCTCGGCTCACTAAATAAATGAacatctctctcgctctctctctctctttctcgctctctctctctctcaaagggCTTTTCCTCGAGGGTAGGATGCTGCATATTAAGGATGGCTATGTGCTGCTGGATAACAAGTTTTTTGAAGTTGCTAAAGCATTTTGGGAGAGATTTGTTAAGGTTTTGCTCTGGGTGCGTGTCGGGAAATAAACCTGCTAATGTTTCAAAATCAGAATGAAACCACTGACAGTGTAATTCCAGCACACATGCATGTCTTAATAAAGCGAGTGTGCGTCATTCAGAGTAACTTTGAGAAGGTACATAGATTTGAGCACAACAGTGTGAAAAGTTGTTTGAGTCAGTGAAGTGTGTTAATAAGTGCAGGTAATTCGATGAGCAGACCCAGCATATTGATTTCAGGTACTGGACAGACAGGCTTGCCAATTACACAGCTATTTCAATCTCCTTGGAATGAAGCACTGGCTGGGACCCAATACTCCTCGCAAATATTGAGTGAACATTTCAAAGCAGGGTATTAAGGAATAGCTTTGGGTTCGGTTGGAAAAGGTATTTTTGATTGAATTTCTGAGTATTTCTAGCAGAGCTGCCGACACTCTTTCTTAATGCATCATTCATTACACCCATCCTATTAAAATGATTTTCGGCTAGATCGTTCCTGGCATACTAATTGGATTTAATTAAATTCAAAGCCTCACAAGGAAGCTCAATCCAGGGTTTCAGAAATGCAAGTTAATTCAAAAGATGGATTTTTGTTGATTTTGTTGAAGTCCAACTCCCTTCCAAGCCAAACTAGGTCACACATCTAGCACTGGCTTATCTGTAAGCTTGCTGGAATGTGCACGGGTGCGAGGTGCTCAGTGCTAATGTCTGGCTACTGCTTTTCCCTGTCTCACTTAAACTCATTCCAGAAATGTTAACCAATTTtccacttccattagctacacaggtctcaaatgccATTCCAATTACTATTATGTTTCCACGTCCCTCCTTGCTGTTCTCTGGTGTTTGTTCATTATGTTTCCACGTCCCTCCTTGCTGTTCTCTGGTGTTTGTTCATTATGTTTCCACGTCCCTCCTTGCTGTTCTCTGGTGTTTGTTCATTATGTTTCCACGTCCCTCCTTGCTGTTCTCTGGTGTTTGTTCATTATGTTTCCACGTCCCTCCTTGCTGTTCTCTGGTGTTTGTTCATTATGTTTCCACGTCCCTCCTTGCTGTTCTCTGGTGTTTGTTCATTATGTTTCCACGTCCCTCCTTGCTGTTCTCTGGTGTTTGTTCATTATGTTTCCACGTCCCTCCTTGCTGTTCTCTGGTGTTTGTTCATTATGTTTCCACGTCCCTCCTTGCTGTTCTCTGGTGTTTGTTCATTATGTTTCCACGTCCCTCCTTGCTGTTCTCTTTTGTTTGTTCATTATGTTTCCACGTCCCTCCTTGCTGTTCTCTGGTGTTTGTTCATTATGTTTCCACGTCCCTCCTTGCTGTTCTCTGGTGTTTGTTCATTATGTTTCCACGTCCCTCCTTGCTGTTCTCTGGTGTTTGTTCATTATGTTTCCACGTCCCTCCTTGCTGTTCTCTGGTGTTTGTTACTTGCCTTTGCActgttttgagcttgtctggagaatctgaAGTGCTGGGACTAAACAGACTTCCTCACTTCGTTCAGCTCTACCAGCTCCACCTACTCAACTGTACATTTACAGAGACACAGAGGAGGCGGGGCTGGCAGAGCTGAAAGACGGTGATGTAACAATGAAGCTGGATTGTCTTTAAGCACTGCCCCTGAATGAAGAGACCTGTCTGGAGCTCAGCTCTTACCTTCCTTCTCATGAGGTTCCAGTGCCTCTGCTTGATTCCGGGGCTGCACAGTGCGCTGATGAGCGGCATGTTCATCCGGAACTTCTCCAGCTTGGTCTTGATGGTGGTGGCAGCTTTCAGGGGCCCGTACAGGTCCGGGTGATGCAGTACCTTCGTCAGCTTGTAGCAGGTCTTCCATAAACTCTGCATCTGATGAGATGAGATGAATAAGAAAAGAACGTTCTTGCAGAGCAACTTATTGATTTTGATCAGCCGGCCCAAGATTAATCTATTGTGCAGCCTACCTCAGGCTAATTCTTGTTCTCACAATAACCCAGTATAAGCCGGTATCGATCTTTATGTTATTTGAAAGCAGCCGTGAGCTCCTGTGGGTTAACCAGTGCTGTGCCAAGCTTGATATATAGCAGACACGAATGTGGAGTACAGTGCAGTCAGTGTAGGGAATGTAATTCTAATGAACACATTCAATTGGATTTGGAGCAGCGAGTCAGGAGTCTCATGCTTTACATAATGGGTAAAGTTTGTTGTGTACTTATTTGTACAGGCTTTTGCTACTTATAAAACCCAAGTCTCATAAAATAAATGCTCCTCAGAGGCCCATGTTTATTGTCTTTATTGATATCCATGCAGTTATTCTGCTTTTCTCTACTTCAGAACAATTTGTGtttatgctttttgcatttctgaataccagattatttattttttcaattcatCTTTAGTTTTTCGTAATTAAATAAACATCTCTGGCTCTAATGTAACACAGAACTATATAcaacccttctaaaagtttaccagggTATTCTTGTACGGCATGTTTGCAGTTTTAtcgccatgcttttcccatgttatactacacatttcccatcggttaccctggtgcttttcccatgttatactacacatttcccatcggttaccctggtgcttttcccatgttatactacacatttcccgtcggttaccctggtgcttttcccatgttatactacacatttcccatcggttaccctggtgcttttcccaggttatactacacatttcccatcggttaccctggtgcttttcccaggttatactacacatttcccatcggttaccctggtgcttttcccatgttatactacacatttcccgtcggttaccctggtgcttttcccaggttatactacacatttcccatcggttaccctggtgcttttcccaggttatactacacatttcccatcggttaccctggtgcttttcccatgttatactacacatttcccatcggttaccctggtgcttttcccatgttatactacacatttcccgtcggttaccctggtgcttttcccatgttatactacacatttcccatcggttaccctggtgcttttcccatgttatactacacatttcccatcggttaccctggtgcttttcccatgttatactacacatttcccatcggttaccttggtgcttttcccatgttatactacacatttcccatcggttaccctggtgcttttcccaggttatactacacatttcccatcggttaccctggtgcttttcccatgttatactacacatttcccatcggttaccctggtgcttttcccatgttatactacacatttcccatcggttaccctggtgcttttcccatgttatactacacatttcccatcggttaccctggtgcttttcccatgttatactacacatttcccatcggttaccctggtgcttttcccatgttatactacacatttcccgtcggttaccctggtgcttttcccaggttatactacacatttcccatcggttaccctggtgcttttcccaggttatactacacatttcccatcggttaccctggtgcttttcccaggttatactacacatttcccatcggttaccctggtgcttttcccatgttatactacacatttccca contains:
- the LOC117419723 gene encoding dynein axonemal heavy chain 7-like; translation: MELLLLDCSQIKQWMVQRTHQLASIFISRVTSSSEKLNRSICQQYEDIVSRITTISGSTNALVELQGYVDKLWGRELLQLKERLELVAANLLFLLDFAALSKEDIILNGNTFSWSHHQEQMQSLWKTCYKLTKVLHHPDLYGPLKAATTIKTKLEKFRMNMPLISALCSPGIKQRHWNLMRRKVGFSIAPQESTSLSEILQLGLEKHLEELSQVSVQAGKEYALEQALEHMERDWEHVCFSFVPYRDCGVSVLAAVDDIQVIHQSEETLLLKKTL